One genomic segment of Chelonia mydas isolate rCheMyd1 chromosome 1, rCheMyd1.pri.v2, whole genome shotgun sequence includes these proteins:
- the STMP1 gene encoding short transmembrane mitochondrial protein 1 has protein sequence MLQFLLGFALGNVVGMYLAQNYDIPDLAKKLEDIKRDVEAKKKPPSDKS, from the exons ATGTTACAGTTTCTG cTTGGTTTTGCTCTTGGCAATGTGGTTGGGATGTATCTGGCTCAGAATTATgat attcctgaCCTTGCAAAGAAACTTGAAGATATTAAAAGAGATGTGGAAGCTAAGAAGAAACCTCCCAGTGACAAATCCTAA